From one Verrucomicrobiia bacterium genomic stretch:
- a CDS encoding phospholipase D-like domain-containing protein: protein MAHGTDIRWLATGQEDFQAKLQAIADSRHSIRLETYIYTASPPGETLRAALTQAAQRGVRVQVLIDAFGSIELPDTFWEPLRQAGGQVRWFNPLSLGRWGFRDHRKLLVCDEAVAFVGGCNVAPEYTGDGILAGWCDHGARLAGPPAEDLAEAFDVMFARADFRHPRLTRLRRSAFRRQMPHPDCEILLTGPGRGRNPLKKKLHQDLRAARDVQLVSAYFLPTWRIRRELGRVVRRGGRVQILLGAKSDVPVAQFAARSLYGRLMRAGIEIYEYQPQILHAKLLIIDGAAYIGSANLDNRSLHINYELMLRLSNPAAVQGARELFARDLSHALRLEPRAWRQANSLWQKLKQRWAYFLLARVDPLLARRQLRHLDT from the coding sequence ATGGCACACGGCACGGACATCCGCTGGCTGGCGACCGGACAGGAGGATTTTCAAGCCAAACTCCAGGCCATTGCGGACTCCCGCCACAGCATCCGCCTGGAAACCTACATCTACACCGCCAGCCCCCCCGGCGAAACCCTCCGGGCCGCCCTGACCCAGGCCGCCCAGCGCGGCGTCCGCGTCCAAGTCCTCATTGATGCCTTCGGCTCCATCGAATTGCCGGACACTTTCTGGGAACCCCTCCGCCAGGCCGGCGGCCAAGTCCGCTGGTTCAATCCCCTCTCCCTCGGGCGCTGGGGCTTCCGCGACCACCGCAAATTGTTGGTCTGCGACGAGGCCGTCGCCTTCGTCGGCGGTTGCAACGTGGCCCCGGAATACACCGGCGACGGCATCCTCGCCGGTTGGTGTGACCATGGCGCCCGCTTGGCCGGCCCCCCCGCCGAAGACCTGGCCGAGGCCTTCGACGTCATGTTCGCCCGCGCCGATTTCCGCCATCCACGGCTCACCCGCCTCCGCCGCAGCGCCTTCCGCCGTCAAATGCCGCACCCCGATTGCGAAATCCTCCTCACCGGCCCCGGCCGCGGACGCAATCCCTTGAAAAAGAAACTCCACCAGGACCTGCGCGCCGCCCGCGACGTCCAACTCGTCAGCGCCTACTTCCTGCCCACCTGGCGCATCCGCCGCGAGCTGGGCCGCGTCGTCAGGCGCGGCGGCCGCGTCCAAATCCTCCTCGGCGCCAAATCCGATGTCCCCGTTGCTCAATTCGCCGCCCGCAGCCTCTACGGCCGCCTCATGCGCGCCGGCATTGAAATCTACGAATACCAGCCCCAAATCCTCCACGCCAAACTGCTCATCATTGACGGCGCCGCCTACATCGGCTCCGCCAACCTGGACAACCGCAGCCTGCACATCAATTACGAGCTGATGTTGCGCCTGTCCAACCCCGCCGCCGTCCAGGGCGCCCGCGAGCTGTTTGCACGTGACCTCTCCCATGCCCTGCGCCTCGAACCACGCGCTTGGCGACAGGCCAATTCCCTCTGGCAAAAACTCAAACAACGCTGGGCCTACTTCCTCCTGGCCCGCGTGGACCCCCTCCTCGCCCGCCGACAGCTCCGGCATCTCGACACCTGA
- a CDS encoding hydroxymethylbilane synthase: protein MAKERPIILATRGSALALAQAHYILEQCRAAFPRLAFEIKIIKTTGDKLQSASLVNPKSTLPKGLFTKELEVALVKGQADLAVHSLKDLPVDLPPGLALGAVAKRADPRDVLIYRDAKWLAAQASRGQVDEWAPGHGERRGCKPGTGLGELPQGYTLATSSARRQAQVRARRPDLRLVELRGNVVTRLEKLANRAELDAILLAAAGLERLHFRIDGEGRLVGDAVPDGLLAVKLEVHEMVPCPGQAAIGIEVRAGDERVQAICQRLNHYNTWQAVTAERAFLKAMGGGCHSAVAAHAEVQGNHLHMQAVAEVGGKMQRVEARHALNEPEALGRLLAAELSGK from the coding sequence ATGGCAAAAGAACGTCCGATCATTCTGGCAACGCGTGGCAGTGCCCTGGCGCTGGCGCAGGCGCATTATATTCTGGAGCAATGCCGGGCGGCGTTTCCGCGGCTGGCATTTGAGATTAAAATCATCAAGACGACGGGCGACAAACTGCAAAGCGCGTCGCTGGTCAATCCCAAAAGCACGCTGCCGAAGGGATTGTTCACCAAGGAGCTGGAGGTGGCGCTGGTCAAGGGGCAGGCGGATTTGGCGGTGCATAGTTTGAAGGATTTGCCGGTGGATTTGCCGCCGGGGCTGGCGCTGGGGGCGGTGGCGAAGCGGGCGGATCCGCGGGATGTGCTGATTTACCGGGATGCCAAGTGGCTTGCGGCGCAGGCTTCGCGTGGGCAGGTGGACGAATGGGCGCCGGGGCACGGGGAGCGGCGGGGATGCAAGCCGGGGACGGGATTGGGGGAGCTGCCGCAGGGCTACACGCTGGCCACGAGCAGTGCGCGGCGGCAGGCGCAGGTGCGGGCGCGGCGTCCGGATCTTAGGCTGGTGGAACTGCGGGGGAATGTGGTGACGCGGCTGGAGAAACTGGCCAACCGGGCGGAATTGGATGCGATTCTATTGGCGGCGGCGGGTTTGGAGCGGTTGCATTTTCGGATTGATGGGGAGGGGAGGTTGGTGGGGGATGCCGTGCCGGATGGGTTGCTGGCCGTGAAGCTGGAGGTGCATGAGATGGTGCCGTGTCCGGGGCAGGCGGCCATTGGGATTGAGGTGCGCGCCGGGGATGAGCGGGTGCAGGCGATATGCCAGCGGCTCAATCATTACAACACGTGGCAGGCGGTGACGGCCGAGCGGGCGTTTCTGAAGGCGATGGGCGGCGGCTGCCACAGTGCGGTGGCGGCGCATGCGGAGGTGCAAGGCAACCATTTGCACATGCAGGCGGTGGCGGAAGTGGGGGGGAAAATGCAACGGGTGGAGGCGCGGCATGCCTTGAATGAGCCGGAGGCGCTGGGCCGGCTGCTGGCGGCGGAGCTGAGCGGCAAGTAG
- a CDS encoding cellulase family glycosylhydrolase, whose product MKNMKTWLMALMAGVLSCLSTWGAAGQRWTEARANAWLAEKGWLVGCNFNPSTAINQLEMWQADTFDPATIDRELGWAEQLGFNSIRVFLHDIPWRQDSQGFLKRIEQFLQIADKHKIGVMFVLFDSVWHPFPKPGPQPAPKPFVHNSGWVQSPGLDILKVPARHDELKGYVTGIIGHFRNDRRVQAWDLFNEPDNRNNSSYGQYEPENKAELALQLLRKTFGWAREVNPSQPLTAGVWIGNWADPAKLSAMERYCLEESDVISFHCYGPLEEMQRCVNNLRRYQRPLLCTEYMARPQGSTFDPILGYLKEQKVAAYNWGFVDGKTQTIFPWDSWRKPYTNEPPLWFHDIFRRDGTPYKAEEVEYIKRITRKK is encoded by the coding sequence ATGAAGAACATGAAAACATGGCTGATGGCGTTAATGGCGGGCGTGTTAAGTTGTCTGTCCACGTGGGGCGCGGCGGGACAGCGTTGGACGGAAGCCCGGGCCAACGCATGGCTGGCGGAGAAGGGCTGGCTGGTGGGCTGCAATTTCAATCCCAGCACGGCCATCAATCAGCTTGAAATGTGGCAGGCGGACACTTTTGATCCGGCGACGATTGACCGGGAGCTGGGCTGGGCGGAGCAGTTGGGGTTCAACAGCATCCGGGTTTTTTTGCATGATATTCCGTGGCGGCAGGACAGCCAGGGGTTTCTCAAGCGCATCGAGCAATTTCTGCAGATTGCGGACAAGCACAAGATTGGGGTGATGTTTGTGTTGTTTGACAGCGTGTGGCATCCCTTTCCGAAGCCGGGGCCGCAGCCGGCGCCCAAGCCGTTTGTGCACAACTCCGGGTGGGTGCAATCGCCGGGGCTGGACATTTTGAAGGTGCCGGCGCGGCACGATGAACTGAAGGGGTACGTGACGGGCATCATTGGGCACTTTCGGAATGATCGGCGGGTGCAGGCATGGGATTTGTTCAACGAGCCGGACAATCGCAACAACAGCAGCTATGGGCAGTATGAGCCGGAAAACAAGGCGGAGCTGGCCCTGCAGCTTTTGCGGAAGACATTTGGCTGGGCGCGCGAGGTGAATCCGTCCCAGCCGCTGACGGCCGGGGTGTGGATAGGCAACTGGGCGGATCCGGCCAAGTTGTCGGCGATGGAGCGGTATTGTCTCGAGGAGTCGGATGTCATCAGTTTTCATTGTTACGGGCCGCTGGAGGAGATGCAGCGCTGTGTGAACAATCTGCGGCGTTACCAGCGTCCCCTGCTGTGCACGGAATACATGGCGCGGCCGCAGGGGAGCACGTTTGATCCGATTTTGGGCTATTTGAAGGAGCAGAAGGTGGCGGCGTACAACTGGGGTTTTGTGGACGGGAAGACGCAGACGATTTTTCCGTGGGACTCCTGGCGGAAGCCGTACACCAACGAGCCGCCGTTGTGGTTCCACGACATTTTCCGGCGGGATGGCACGCCTTACAAGGCGGAGGAAGTGGAATACATCAAGCGGATCACCAGGAAAAAGTAA
- a CDS encoding glycoside hydrolase family 127 protein — protein MAALFSGRLRRAWMMWGLVAVWGWGLQGAEALVCPPVGRVKAQDVFWAPKFQVIRERTLPHSWHYMQWNERALRHAAGQKVTGDLNGTWDEANLYKFFETIAYAVAMQRDAALERRVDELVDLLARVQRPDGYVHVYVLNSGKPPWDPKFLDGSHDGYVLGHLIEAAIEYHGATGKTNLLGVARRAADQAYAHFLGPQGRPGFCGHAELEMALVELYGVTRERRYLELARAFVEWRGHGKVEPAGPTPRAYFQDHLPLREQRTLEGHAVRAIFFATGVADLARETGEGDYRLAAHRFWDCVSLRRMAITGAIGPRAEHEALGEDYELPHEGYYESCAACGLVDFAHRMFLLEREAGAVDVLERVLYNAVLHGLGLSGTNSYYQNPLRDRNRPRYNSWVCCPPNLSRTILQAGRYAYAHTSREVYCNLYVGGTVSLPLAGGRLELEVRTDYPWSGRGEVRVRPEKPQRAALLLRWPGWCREMTVKVNGAAVPPPLVRERGYVRVEREWRAGEVVELEMAMPVERWVAHPNVQACRGQVALQRGPLVYGFEGLDNEGQPLVELGEEPHFQVEHRPTWLGGVTVIRGVRADGRPFLAIPFYALANRESSAQEVWAVQRGWKLNDSWWEGRLYRRWEEVREGAK, from the coding sequence GTGGCTGCCTTGTTTTCTGGCCGGCTGCGCCGGGCGTGGATGATGTGGGGGTTGGTGGCGGTGTGGGGCTGGGGTCTGCAGGGGGCCGAGGCGTTGGTGTGTCCGCCGGTGGGGCGGGTGAAGGCGCAGGATGTCTTCTGGGCGCCGAAATTCCAGGTCATTCGGGAGCGGACGCTGCCGCATTCATGGCATTACATGCAATGGAATGAACGGGCCTTGCGGCATGCGGCGGGGCAGAAAGTTACGGGTGATCTGAATGGCACGTGGGATGAGGCGAATCTTTACAAATTTTTTGAGACGATTGCCTATGCCGTGGCGATGCAACGGGATGCGGCGCTGGAGCGGAGGGTGGATGAGCTGGTGGATTTGCTGGCGCGGGTGCAACGGCCGGATGGGTATGTGCATGTGTATGTTTTGAACTCGGGCAAGCCGCCGTGGGATCCGAAATTTCTGGATGGTTCGCATGATGGTTATGTGCTGGGGCATCTGATTGAGGCGGCGATTGAGTACCACGGCGCCACCGGCAAAACGAATCTGCTCGGGGTGGCGCGGCGGGCGGCGGATCAGGCGTATGCGCACTTTCTGGGGCCGCAGGGGCGGCCGGGCTTTTGCGGCCACGCGGAATTGGAAATGGCGCTGGTGGAATTGTACGGGGTGACGCGGGAGCGGCGTTATTTGGAGCTGGCGCGCGCGTTTGTGGAGTGGCGGGGACACGGCAAGGTGGAGCCGGCCGGACCGACGCCGCGGGCTTATTTTCAGGATCACCTGCCGTTGCGGGAGCAGCGCACGCTGGAGGGGCATGCGGTGCGGGCGATTTTTTTTGCGACGGGGGTGGCGGATCTGGCGCGGGAAACTGGCGAGGGGGATTACCGGCTGGCGGCGCACCGTTTTTGGGACTGCGTGAGCCTGCGGCGGATGGCGATCACGGGGGCCATTGGGCCGCGGGCGGAGCATGAGGCGCTGGGGGAGGATTACGAGCTGCCGCATGAGGGATACTATGAATCCTGCGCGGCCTGCGGGCTGGTGGATTTTGCCCACCGGATGTTTTTGCTGGAGCGTGAGGCGGGGGCGGTGGATGTGCTGGAGCGGGTGTTGTACAATGCCGTGCTGCATGGATTGGGTTTGAGCGGCACCAACAGCTATTACCAGAATCCGCTGCGGGATCGGAACCGGCCGCGTTACAACTCCTGGGTGTGTTGTCCGCCGAATTTGTCGCGCACGATATTGCAGGCGGGGCGGTATGCCTATGCGCACACTTCGCGGGAGGTGTATTGCAATTTGTATGTGGGCGGCACGGTGTCCCTGCCGCTGGCGGGGGGGCGGCTGGAGCTGGAGGTGCGGACGGATTATCCGTGGTCGGGGCGAGGGGAGGTGCGCGTGCGGCCGGAAAAGCCGCAGCGGGCGGCCCTGTTGCTGCGCTGGCCGGGGTGGTGCCGGGAAATGACGGTGAAAGTGAATGGGGCGGCCGTGCCACCGCCGCTGGTGCGTGAGCGCGGCTATGTGCGGGTGGAGCGGGAATGGCGCGCGGGGGAGGTGGTGGAGTTGGAGATGGCGATGCCCGTGGAGCGGTGGGTGGCGCATCCGAATGTGCAGGCGTGCCGCGGGCAGGTGGCTTTGCAACGGGGGCCTTTGGTCTATGGTTTTGAGGGATTGGACAATGAGGGCCAGCCGCTGGTGGAGCTGGGGGAGGAGCCGCATTTTCAGGTGGAGCATCGCCCCACGTGGCTGGGCGGGGTGACGGTGATCCGGGGGGTGCGGGCGGATGGCCGGCCGTTTCTGGCCATTCCGTTTTATGCGCTGGCCAACCGGGAATCTTCGGCGCAGGAAGTGTGGGCGGTGCAGCGGGGATGGAAACTGAATGATTCGTGGTGGGAGGGGCGGTTATATCGGCGGTGGGAGGAGGTGCGGGAGGGGGCCAAATGA
- a CDS encoding beta-lactamase family protein — MFGLLATTRPARRLRLASLLLLSAGLLPLLADPLFPAASWPEATPAELGVAEAPLLAARDYALSAGGSGLVVHQGKVILKWGDPTALYDLKSTSKSIGCMVLGLALKDGKVTLDDPAIKHLPSFGTPPETNRLTGWLERITLRMLAEHTAGFDKPGGFVPLLFAPGTQWSYSDAGPNWLADCLTKVYGRDLHDLLFERVFTPLGIRPTDLRWRNHAYRPDTLDGIKRREFGSGFHANVNAMARIGYLHLREGRWHKEIILPPSFVKALHTPDPALAKLPVRLPDEFGRASAHYRLLWWNNTDATLRHLPTDAFWAWGLYDSLIVVVPSLDLVVARAGSSWPRKKGADHYDVLRPFLEPLAAAFLQRNSPNRKP; from the coding sequence ATGTTCGGCCTGCTTGCCACAACCCGCCCGGCGCGGCGGCTCCGGCTGGCATCGCTGCTGCTCCTCAGCGCCGGCCTCCTTCCGCTCCTCGCCGACCCGCTTTTCCCTGCCGCCTCCTGGCCGGAGGCCACCCCCGCCGAACTGGGCGTCGCGGAGGCCCCACTCCTTGCCGCGCGCGATTACGCGCTCAGCGCCGGCGGCTCCGGCCTCGTGGTGCATCAGGGCAAAGTCATCCTGAAATGGGGCGACCCCACCGCCCTCTACGACCTCAAGTCCACCTCCAAATCCATCGGCTGCATGGTCCTCGGTCTGGCCCTCAAAGATGGCAAAGTCACCTTGGATGACCCCGCCATCAAGCACCTCCCCTCGTTCGGCACACCGCCGGAAACCAACCGCCTCACCGGCTGGCTGGAGCGCATCACGCTGCGCATGCTCGCCGAGCACACCGCAGGTTTCGACAAACCCGGCGGCTTCGTCCCCCTCCTCTTTGCACCAGGCACCCAGTGGAGCTACAGCGACGCCGGCCCCAACTGGCTCGCCGATTGTCTCACCAAAGTCTATGGCCGGGACCTGCATGACCTCCTCTTTGAACGGGTTTTCACCCCCTTGGGCATCCGCCCAACCGATCTCCGCTGGCGCAATCATGCCTACCGCCCCGACACCCTCGACGGCATCAAACGCCGCGAGTTCGGCTCCGGCTTCCACGCCAACGTCAACGCCATGGCCCGCATCGGCTACCTCCACTTGCGCGAAGGACGTTGGCACAAGGAAATCATCCTGCCCCCCTCCTTCGTCAAAGCCCTGCACACCCCGGACCCCGCCCTGGCCAAACTGCCCGTCCGCCTCCCCGACGAATTCGGCCGGGCCTCGGCTCATTACCGCCTGCTCTGGTGGAACAACACCGATGCCACCCTCCGCCACCTCCCCACCGATGCCTTCTGGGCCTGGGGATTGTATGACAGCTTGATCGTCGTAGTCCCCTCGCTGGATTTGGTGGTGGCCCGCGCCGGCTCCTCCTGGCCGCGAAAAAAAGGCGCCGACCACTATGACGTGCTCCGCCCTTTCTTGGAGCCGCTGGCGGCGGCCTTCCTCCAACGAAATTCCCCGAACCGGAAACCCTAG
- a CDS encoding sugar phosphate isomerase/epimerase, translating to MANIHIGINLEFVRHDDKPFEWGVRKAAELGYKFIEPMVHWGRELLSEAGYFHSVSMLDDPLRIKRACAAHKVRLSGLSAHCPLIKPEISVEYLKQAIRFAAECGAPVINTDEGPKPDWTTPAEDHVLMRYTLMEAAKVAEPRGILIGLECHQQYSKSPAGLDKIWSLVKSPVIGINFDTGNSYLAGEDPYPWLERVVDRLVHLHAKDISVQHSAAERGKVTGTPVGCACGDGVIDWERVIKICRKAPRDIVFSVECGTVDQAERSIKHLKKLLTKK from the coding sequence ATGGCCAACATCCACATCGGCATCAATCTCGAGTTCGTCCGGCACGATGACAAACCCTTTGAATGGGGCGTCCGGAAAGCCGCCGAACTGGGTTACAAATTCATCGAACCCATGGTCCACTGGGGCCGCGAGCTGCTCAGCGAAGCCGGCTACTTCCACAGTGTCTCCATGCTCGATGACCCCCTCCGCATCAAGCGCGCCTGCGCCGCCCACAAAGTCCGCCTCTCCGGCCTCTCCGCCCATTGCCCCCTCATCAAACCGGAGATCAGCGTCGAATACCTCAAACAGGCCATCCGCTTCGCCGCCGAATGCGGCGCCCCGGTCATCAATACCGATGAAGGCCCCAAACCCGATTGGACCACCCCGGCCGAAGACCACGTCCTCATGCGTTACACCTTGATGGAAGCCGCCAAAGTGGCCGAGCCGCGCGGCATCCTCATCGGCCTCGAGTGTCATCAGCAATACAGCAAATCCCCGGCCGGACTGGACAAAATCTGGTCCCTCGTCAAAAGCCCCGTCATCGGCATCAACTTCGACACCGGCAACAGCTACCTCGCCGGCGAAGACCCCTACCCCTGGCTCGAGCGCGTCGTGGACCGCCTCGTCCACCTCCACGCCAAGGACATCAGCGTCCAACATTCCGCCGCCGAGCGCGGCAAAGTCACCGGCACCCCCGTGGGCTGCGCCTGCGGCGACGGCGTCATTGACTGGGAACGCGTCATCAAAATCTGCCGCAAAGCCCCACGGGACATTGTCTTCTCCGTGGAATGTGGCACCGTGGACCAGGCCGAGCGCTCCATCAAACACCTGAAAAAACTCCTGACGAAAAAATAA
- a CDS encoding PmoA family protein, producing MIAGLVACAALLRLQAAPATWQFQQGPNHLQILHQARPLLLYVFTNTQFKPYVKELCTLQGTNVLLDAPADHLHHHGLMLAFKVNDINFWEESPTAGVQVAIAWPGPAKDRCVAFIDQRGEAVLAQRLAWLPQAHRHDPDPRPAALLTEERILRLRVHPELQEVSLEWHSTFTTGSTTNVFRISGAGYHGLGLRPLPSFNRVARRLNPIGAAYSPEARWDVVGGEWGALVGPVNGGEITLTLFNHPLNTAPPMFFSMLNAFAYLSATQALDQQPQTYRAGESFTLRYLVTLHQGARTVDFLNSRAFLKAAPRN from the coding sequence ATGATCGCTGGGCTTGTGGCCTGCGCCGCCCTGCTTCGCCTCCAGGCCGCCCCCGCTACCTGGCAATTTCAACAGGGGCCTAACCACCTGCAAATCCTCCATCAGGCGCGCCCTCTGTTGCTCTACGTTTTCACCAACACCCAGTTCAAGCCTTACGTCAAAGAACTCTGCACCCTCCAGGGCACTAATGTGCTGCTCGACGCCCCCGCCGACCATTTGCATCACCACGGCCTGATGCTCGCCTTCAAGGTCAACGACATCAATTTCTGGGAGGAATCCCCCACCGCCGGCGTCCAAGTCGCCATCGCCTGGCCCGGCCCGGCCAAAGATCGTTGCGTAGCCTTTATAGACCAACGCGGCGAAGCCGTCCTGGCCCAGCGCCTGGCCTGGCTCCCACAGGCCCATCGCCACGACCCTGACCCCCGCCCCGCAGCGCTGCTCACCGAAGAGCGCATCCTCCGCCTGCGCGTCCATCCCGAACTGCAGGAAGTCTCCCTGGAATGGCATTCCACTTTCACCACCGGCTCCACCACCAATGTCTTTCGTATCAGCGGCGCAGGCTATCACGGCCTCGGACTCCGTCCCCTCCCCTCCTTCAACCGCGTGGCCCGCCGCTTAAACCCCATCGGCGCCGCCTACTCCCCCGAGGCCCGCTGGGACGTTGTCGGCGGCGAATGGGGCGCCCTGGTGGGACCAGTAAATGGCGGCGAAATCACCCTCACCCTCTTTAATCACCCCTTGAACACCGCCCCGCCCATGTTCTTCTCCATGCTCAACGCCTTTGCCTATCTCTCCGCCACCCAGGCCCTCGACCAACAACCCCAAACCTACCGCGCCGGCGAGAGCTTCACCCTGCGCTACCTCGTCACCCTCCACCAGGGCGCGCGCACCGTGGATTTTCTCAATTCTCGCGCCTTCCTCAAGGCCGCTCCCCGCAACTAG
- a CDS encoding YjhG/YagF family D-xylonate dehydratase, whose product MKPDALIPDGPAAIYRLATRAPGPPGRLPLTDADLRSRPSGDLFGMTQNAAMGWNPAELRRPHFLILSTQGGLRDAAGRPIALGYHTGHWEISDLVAHAAREFQRLQTIPFAGYCSDPCDGRTQGTPGMMDSLPYRNDAAQIFGRLIRSLPTTQGVLGVATCDKGLPAMMMALAAARHLPVALVPGGVTLPPESGEDAAAIQTIGARYVHGLITLEQAADYGCRACATPGGGCQFLGTAATAQVVGEALGLTVPHAALAPSGFPVWHDLATRSARALVRMQQRRLSGAHVLTPASLHNAMTVFAAFGGSTNLLLHLPAIAHAAGLPRPTVNDWRRILHRTPRLVSVLPNGPIHHPTVRVFLAGGVPEVMLHLRRLGLLETAALTITGATVDEMLDAWEKSPRRRKFRQLLQKLDGVHPDEVILPPDQAAAQGLSGTLLFPEGNLMPEGAVIKSTAVDPRLLDPQGVYHHESPVKVFVSEAAAMEAIRQKRIHAGDIMVIAGIGPLGTGMEETYQVTSALKYLPYGGRVALLTDGRFSGVSTGVCIGHIGPEALAGGPLGKLRDGDLVRIHLDMRRLAGSVNMVGEKGRPVSPAHGAKILQRRPPHPDLAPHPKLPPATRLWAALQSVSGGAWGGAVFDVDAICARLMEARARR is encoded by the coding sequence ATGAAACCGGACGCCTTGATCCCTGACGGCCCCGCCGCCATCTACCGCCTCGCCACCCGCGCCCCCGGACCACCAGGGCGCCTCCCCCTCACCGATGCCGACCTCCGCTCCCGCCCCAGCGGCGACTTGTTTGGCATGACCCAAAATGCCGCCATGGGGTGGAACCCCGCCGAACTCCGGCGCCCCCATTTCCTCATTCTCAGCACCCAGGGGGGGCTCCGCGACGCTGCCGGCCGGCCCATTGCTCTGGGTTACCACACCGGCCACTGGGAAATCAGCGACCTGGTGGCCCACGCCGCCCGGGAGTTTCAACGCCTCCAAACCATCCCTTTTGCCGGCTATTGCAGCGACCCTTGTGACGGACGCACCCAGGGCACCCCCGGCATGATGGACAGCCTCCCCTATCGCAATGATGCCGCCCAAATCTTCGGCCGCCTCATCCGCTCCCTCCCCACCACCCAGGGCGTGCTGGGCGTGGCCACCTGTGACAAGGGCCTCCCCGCCATGATGATGGCCCTGGCCGCGGCCCGCCATCTGCCCGTGGCCCTGGTGCCCGGCGGCGTCACCCTGCCCCCGGAATCCGGCGAAGATGCCGCCGCCATTCAAACCATCGGCGCGCGCTACGTCCACGGCCTGATCACCCTCGAGCAGGCCGCCGACTACGGCTGCCGCGCTTGTGCCACCCCCGGCGGCGGCTGCCAATTCCTCGGCACCGCCGCCACCGCCCAGGTGGTCGGCGAAGCCCTCGGCCTCACCGTACCCCACGCCGCACTGGCCCCCAGCGGGTTTCCCGTCTGGCACGACCTGGCCACTCGCTCCGCCCGCGCCCTGGTGCGCATGCAACAACGCCGCCTCTCCGGCGCTCACGTCCTCACCCCGGCCAGCCTCCACAATGCCATGACCGTCTTCGCCGCCTTCGGCGGCTCCACCAACCTCCTCCTGCATCTGCCCGCCATCGCCCATGCCGCCGGCCTCCCCCGCCCCACCGTCAACGACTGGCGCCGCATTCTCCACCGCACCCCACGCCTCGTCAGCGTGCTCCCCAACGGCCCCATCCACCATCCCACCGTCCGCGTCTTCCTGGCTGGCGGTGTGCCGGAGGTCATGCTCCACCTGCGCCGCCTCGGCCTCCTCGAAACCGCCGCCTTGACCATCACCGGCGCCACTGTGGACGAAATGCTCGACGCCTGGGAAAAATCCCCCCGCCGCCGCAAATTCCGCCAACTCCTGCAAAAGCTGGATGGCGTGCATCCAGACGAAGTCATCCTTCCCCCGGACCAGGCGGCCGCCCAGGGTTTGTCCGGCACCCTCCTCTTCCCCGAAGGCAACCTCATGCCGGAAGGGGCGGTCATCAAGAGCACCGCCGTGGACCCCCGCCTGCTCGACCCCCAGGGCGTCTATCATCACGAGTCCCCCGTCAAAGTTTTCGTCAGCGAGGCCGCCGCCATGGAGGCCATCCGCCAGAAACGCATCCACGCCGGCGACATCATGGTCATCGCCGGCATCGGCCCCCTCGGCACCGGCATGGAGGAAACCTACCAGGTCACCTCTGCCCTCAAATACCTGCCCTACGGCGGCCGGGTGGCCTTGCTCACCGATGGCCGCTTCTCCGGCGTCTCCACCGGCGTCTGCATCGGCCACATCGGCCCCGAAGCGCTCGCCGGCGGCCCCCTCGGCAAACTGCGCGATGGCGACCTGGTCCGCATTCACTTGGATATGCGCCGCCTCGCAGGCTCCGTCAATATGGTGGGCGAAAAAGGCCGCCCCGTCAGTCCCGCCCACGGGGCAAAAATCCTGCAACGCCGCCCCCCTCATCCCGATTTGGCGCCCCACCCCAAACTGCCCCCCGCCACCCGCTTGTGGGCGGCCTTGCAATCAGTAAGCGGGGGAGCCTGGGGCGGCGCCGTCTTCGATGTGGACGCCATCTGCGCCAGGCTCATGGAGGCCAGAGCCAGACGTTAA
- the nagB gene encoding glucosamine-6-phosphate deaminase translates to MEVIIQQDAEAASLLVAKLIAKALRENPFLVLGLATGGTMEAVYAHLVRMHKEEGLDFSLCRTFNLDEYVGLPPEDPNTYRQYMQRHLFSHVNINPRMTHLPNGMAADLERECEEYEKLIKRFGGVDLQLLGIGRDGHIGFNEPLSALLSRTRVKALTPTTVAQNAIYFGDPNKVPRRAITMGVGTILDARRCLLLATGAHKAEIVAKAVEGPVTAMISATALQLHPKCTVVVDEAAASKLQGHEYYRWIFQTEPEWAEYR, encoded by the coding sequence ATGGAAGTCATCATTCAACAAGATGCGGAGGCCGCCTCGCTGTTGGTGGCCAAATTGATCGCCAAAGCGCTGCGTGAGAATCCATTTTTGGTGCTGGGCCTGGCCACGGGCGGCACGATGGAGGCGGTGTATGCCCATTTGGTGCGGATGCACAAGGAGGAGGGGCTGGATTTTTCCCTGTGCCGGACGTTTAATCTGGATGAGTATGTGGGGCTGCCACCGGAGGATCCGAATACGTACCGGCAGTACATGCAGCGGCATTTGTTCAGCCATGTGAACATCAACCCGCGGATGACGCATCTGCCCAATGGCATGGCGGCGGATTTGGAGCGGGAGTGCGAGGAGTACGAGAAACTGATCAAACGCTTTGGGGGGGTGGATTTGCAGTTGTTGGGGATAGGACGGGACGGGCACATTGGCTTCAACGAGCCGCTGTCGGCGCTGCTGTCGCGGACGCGGGTGAAGGCGTTGACGCCGACGACGGTGGCGCAGAACGCGATTTACTTTGGGGATCCCAACAAGGTGCCGCGCCGGGCGATCACGATGGGGGTGGGGACGATTCTGGATGCGCGGCGGTGTTTGTTGCTGGCGACGGGGGCGCATAAAGCGGAGATTGTGGCGAAGGCGGTGGAGGGGCCGGTGACGGCGATGATTTCGGCGACGGCGTTGCAACTGCATCCCAAATGCACGGTGGTGGTGGACGAGGCGGCGGCGTCCAAGCTGCAGGGGCATGAGTATTATCGGTGGATATTCCAGACCGAGCCGGAGTGGGCGGAGTATCGGTGA